GCCATTGTCATATTCCTTTTTTGCTGTTTCGGGCCGCTCCATTGCGGCCTCGATGGCAGTCGCAAAGGCCGGGGACGATCGGACCGCACCCAAAGGGCCGGAACAGCGTGGAGGGGGGCGCGGAGACACTTTCTTGTTTCGCGAGGAATGGCGGCGTGAGCCGGCAGGGGATGAAAGTTTTGCAGAGCCGTTGCGGGATCAAGAGCGAGGCGAAGCCGTTCTCCGGTCAGACCTGCCCCATCGAGCCCGCCTATGGAGCCCCTCCCAAACGGAGAAGGGATATGACGATGGCGAACCGCACAGTGCAATCCCCAGCAAATGGCTCCGGCGGGTTGCAGCATCTGCCAGAGCTACTGTGAAGTTTTGCACACTCGTTGCAGACCATCGGCCAGGCTCTGCTTGCAACAATCGTCGTGTCATAAAGTTGCCAGTGACCGGCCGCCTGGAGCAAAAAGCATCAGCATGCCGTCCGTCTTCGTTGGGATCAGATGCCCGTTGATGCAGTCGCTTACGTCAGTTTCCCCGCTCGATCTGGAAGTATCACGCATTTGAACAAGATGATTATTGGCGAAGCCGCGGTGTTGTTTTATTAGCGGATTGCTCGCATCTTCAGGAGACCGTGAATGACTGATATCCCCATCCGTTGTTTTGCCGTCTCGGTTGTCGTTCTCCGTGTAGTCAACGACGAAACGAAGGTCTTGTTACTTCGTCGAAACCACACTTTGATTGGAGAGTGGTGTCAGGTAGCTGGCGCCATAGAGAGCGGCGAAAAAGCCTGGGAGGCAGCCCTCAGAGAAGTGAGGGAAGAGACGGGCTTGATCTGCGACAGCCTCTATTCGGCTGATATCTGCGAGCAATTCTATGAAGCTGATCGCGACGCTATATGTATGCTGCCTGTTTTTGTTGGGTTCGCGAACGGCGAAGCGCCCGTTGTTCTCAATGAGGAACATAGCGAATTTTGCTGGGTGCCATTTGAAACTGCGATCAGCCTGGTGCCTTTCGCAGGGCAGCGTCACGTTCTAAGACATATCCAAGCCGAGTTCGCTGAAAAACAGCCGCTTCGGCATCTTCTTATCGATATGTTGCCGCCGGCCCAGCCTGAGACATGATATAGCCGACCTCATTCGAGGTCAGCGAGATAGAGTGCGATGTCGCGAGCAAACTGCTCATCCTCAGCTTGCGCCTGAGCGATCAGGGCGGCGAGTTCGGCCTCCGCCATCGCGCGTTCGGTCTTGGTGAAATAGCAGCTCCGAAGCTCGGCGCGCAGTTCGTTGATTTGATCGAGAGTAGTCATGTTGATCGTCTCCTTTTTGATGACGTCAACGGGGCGACGTGCGCACGAAGCCCGGGTCAAGGAGCGCGAAGCGACCGCCAGCGGCGGCGAGTGGGGTGCCGGTTTTGTCGGAGCGCAGGGAACCGGAGCGGAGGCAAAATCGGGGGCCCACGCTGTCCTTTAGGCGGGCTGAGAAGCCGTAAAGTAGGACGGCAGAAAGAAGAGAACCCGCGTCACGACCAGGGACGCGACCGTACTCCGTAAGGCGCTGTCTTCTGGTGATGTCGATAACAGTAAGTACCTCCTCGATACTTTGGAGGTTTTACAGTTATTCTCGAAACCCTCACGGCACGGGCAACTCCCGCTTTGGTTTCCAGACCTTCGGAAACGGCGTTGAAAGGAGCGGGCTGGACGCCCTTTACCGGCTTTCTCAAGGCGACCGGTTGGCCCCGCCCTGGCGGCGGGGCCTGCAGGTCTCAGTCGCGGTTCGGGCGGGACCAGATCAGCTGGTAGCCATCCTCACCTTCCACCTCGCTCAGCGTGGCGTAGATCGGGGCGGGGAAGCTCGGATCGTCGAGCTTGACCGAGAGGTAGTCGCGGTCGCTCTCGCTGGAGCGCTTCTGCCAGGCGGCGCCGAGTTCAACGGAGCCGGCGAAGATGCGGAACTGCGGGCCTTTGTCCGAGGGGTTCTCGATGCGGGCGATGCGAGCCTTGACGTTGAGAGCGAGGGTGCGGATCGAACCGGTGAAACCGTTTTCGGTGGAGGTGAAGGTGCCGATGGTAGCCATTGTCATATTCCTTTTTTGCTGTTTCGGGCCGCTCCATTGCGGCCTCGATGGCAGTCGCAAAGGCCAGGGACGATCGGACCGCACCCAAAGGGCCGGAACAGCGTGGAGGGCGGCGCGGAGACACTTTCTTGTTTCGCGAGGAATGGCGGCGTGAGCCGGCAGGGGATGAAAGTTTTGCAGAGCCGTTGCGGGATCAAGAGCGAGGCGAAGCCGTTCTCCGGTCAGACCTGCCCCATCGAGCCCGCCTATGGAGCCCCTTCCAAACGGGAAAAGGAATATGACGATGGCGAACCGCCATAATGCAAATCCCCAGCAAATGGCCCGGCGGGTTGCAGCCTCTGCAAAAGCCACCGTAAAGACTTGCACACTCGTTGCAGACCATCGGCCAGGCTCCGCTTGCAACAATCGTCCTGTCGCAGAGGTGCCTGTGACCTGCCGCCTGGAGCAAAAGCATCAGGATGCCGTCCGTCTATCGTGGGGATCAAGCAATCCCGTAGGCCGAAACCCGACACCCGGCAAACGTCGTTTTTGGGGAAGCTGGTTTTGAGGATTGCCGAGGATTATCTGGCTGAGGCGAACCCGATGATTGAGCCGGCCACCGCTGAGCGAGGCGACCGGCCTTGACGCCATCCGAGGCGGAAACCTTCAGGCCACCTTCCGAGCCTCCTCCTCCACGGGCTGCAGCCCGTGGAGAAAAGTTGCCGCGCGCTGCGCATGCGCCGCCGCTTGGAAGATTGCCCGTGTGTCGTTTGCCAATACGTCGAGCCATGACTGAAGGTAGGAGGCATGGTCGGGCCGCGGCTCGAGTTCCGGTACGATCCCCAGATCGGCACATAAAAAGCAGCTGCCGAGTTCGACAAGATATCCTGACAGTCAAGCAGCAAAGCCGCTGTCGACCCAAACCGGTCATCAGCTAGCGCTGTGCAGATGCCATGAACCCAGCGGCCAGCAGGATCATTCCGCCCGCCGTTCCGTCAATCAACCTGCGCTTCTTGTCATTGAGGTGGCCACCGCCGAGACGGGACAAGGTAAGGCTCAGGATCGAGTAAACGACCGCACACCAGAACATGAACGCGAGAGACAGGCTTATGGCTTGTAAGGTCACGTTGCCCGCCTGATGGTCCATGAACTGGGGGAGGATGGCGACGTAGATCATCATACCCTTTGGGTTCAGGAGCGCCGTCAGGAAGCCCTTGGAAAGCTGGTTCTCGACCTTCCGCCCGGATACGGCGATGTCCTGAGACTGCATGGCTGATCTGATGAGCTTGTAGGCGAGGAAGAGCAGATAGGCGATACCGATCCATCTGATCGCCTCGAACAGGACGGGAGAGGCCGCGACGACGGCGGCAAGTCCAAGGGCGACCAAAAGGGAATGAACGCCATAGCCCAGCACCACGCCGAGCGTTGAGCGAAGCCCTGCTCGCGATCCCCCGGACACAGCCTGGGACGCGATGAAGAGCATGTCGGGCCAGGCGTGCAGATCAGTGGCAGAACCGTGGCGGAAAAGAGTAGGAGCAGATGTGCGTTCATATCGATGTTGTATCTGGATGCGAGCGCAATCGGGTTGCTAATGTTGCTTGCAGAGTGAATATATTGGCATTTGCTGCCAACGGAAGACAAATTTGTATGTTTCAAAAGCTCGATGAGATCGACAGGCGCATCCTGAAGGCTCTTCAACGTGACGGCAGGATGCAAAACATCGATCTGGCTAAGGAGGTCGGCTTGTCGCCTTCCCCTTGCCTTCGGCGGGTGAAGGTCTTGGAGGAGGCGGGGTCATCAAGCGATACGTCGCGGTTGTCGACCAGGCAAAGGTCGGCCTTCCCCTGTCGATGTTCTCGCGGGTCTGGCTGACGGCGCAGGATGCCGAGACGATTGACCTCTTCATCGCTGCGATGCGACGCCTACCGGAGGTGGTTGAATGCTACATCATGCTGGGGGAGAGTGACGCGCTGCTGCGCGTTGTCGTCGCCGATCTCGATGACTACCGGCGCTTTCAGTCCACGCACCTGACGCGCAAGAACGGTATTCAGTCGGTGAAGACAGACGTGCCGAGCGAGGTCATCAAGCAGACTTTTGCACTTCCGGTTTGAACGCGGAGCAAGCCCATGTCCGGTGTTGGCGCACTCCTGCCAAAACCGTGCTCGCACGAACGGGCCGAAGTGAGGTCACCTCGGCCCTATCAAGGTCAAACCCGACGAGGCGAAGCGATGTTGATCACGCCGCCATTGTCTCTACTTGGGGCTGCTGAGCGTGCATCCAATCGGCAGCCTGCTGCGCCTTGCTCGCAGCGGTGAAGATGGCCTTGGGATCGTCCTTCAGGACCTTGAGCCATGTGGCAACATAGGCGGCGTGGTCGGGGCGCGGATGATGGGCGATCCCCAAGTCAGCCAGGACAAGCCCGCTGAGAATTTCCACGCAGCATTCTTCGGCGGCGTAGGCGGCCGAACCGAAGCGCCCGGAAAGATCACGGTCGAGTCTGTGTTTTGCACCACTGGCATGGCCGGTCTCATGCAGCCAGACGCCGTAGAATGACGCGGCATCGCGAAACGAGGTGAAGGGCGGCATGAACACCGTGTCGGCCGAGGGCCGGTAATAGGCTTCCGACCCGCCGAATTCGGTCTCAACGCCCAAGTTTGCGATGAATGCTTCAGCGTGGGCGAGGCGTTCGGCCTCGGGCAGTACAGGAGTCGCTGGGCGCTCGTAGCCGTCGACCTGAGCGACGTTGAAGACGGAGAACGCACGGGCGAACATCCTCCGATGCCCGTCATCATCGTCTTGGTTCTCGGCCTGCCTGGAAGACCGGATCTCGCTCCACAGGACGACCGTGGTGGAGCGTTCGCCTTCACGCACCTGCGCGCTAGCATCCTGCCATTGCTTGTAGGTGCCCCAGAGACCATCGCCATATCCGGCGGCGAAACCTGCGGCCCAGAGCGCCAGCGTGTTTATGCCGCGATAGCGCTTGCCGGATGAGATGTTGGTCGGACGCGCGATGCTGGTGCCGTTGTGGAACCAGGGCGCACGCCATTCGCCGGCACCTTGCTCGATCGCGGCGATGATCTCGGCCGTGACGCGAGAATAGACGTCAGCGCGCTGGACGGATGCTGATGTGCTGGGCATTGGGAATCTCCGCGGCCGGCGGCGCGAGCCTCTCTCGCCCCCTCAACCGACCGCCCGACTCCGGCCTTCCTCTTCCTCTCCTGCCGCCCGTTCGGGCGGCTGTTCTTCATGTTTTGTCTTGTCATGATTGTTGCTCCTTCTCCGCCCGGGGCCTGTCCCGGCGTCGGAGCAGCGGATTGCGATGTCTCAGGCGCGGCCGTGCACTCGCAGAGCCGAAGCGCAAGCGGAGGACGGCGTCAGCCGTTGCGCGGATGCGTCGGGCATCGCGCGCTCCGAGCTCGCCGGGCGGGCCCCCGGCGCAGGAGCCCACCCGGCTCCGTTCAGGAGCCAGGTGCGGATCGGGCTTCGTCTATGCCGGCCAGGACCGCGTTCGCCCGCTCAAGATCCTGCTGAAGGATGCTTCGCTGAAGCGTGGACAGCCGCTTCTCCTTCAGCAGGTCTGCGGCTTCCTGTGCGGACCGGACCCATGCTGGCCGGTGCCTTGAGGTAATACAGGCATTTGGACAGTGGGTTGGCTGGCAGAGTGCGGTCAGCGGCCCTTTGAAACCGGTGGCCTGCTTCAGACAGACGGCCGTGCCGGGATCGAAGAAGCAATCCGCCAGCACGCCGACATGAAGGGTCCGCGCGAGGCTCGCGAACATGGTGCGCAGTCGGGCGCGATCAGCGATCATGGCCGGAAGCGGCCCGAGATCATCCGAAACGCTGTCGAGCGTCTTTGCGATCCGTGCCGCCGCAGGCCCCGACAGCCTTGCTCCGGCCTGCCGCTCGTCGAAATAGATCAACAGGTCATCGAGCTGGCCAAGGCTACGCTGGTTCTCGACTTCGGCCCGAAAGCCGGATCGGCTCGAGCCGGCATAACCTTCGAACGCCGCGACGGAAGCATGCTTGTACTGGATCATACCGGCAATGGTGCCGAAAGGACGATTGGCGATGTGCCATGCGATCGTGCGCCTAAACTGGCGCGTCGTGATCCGCCAAGGCTGATCACCAGGCCCATTCGGGACCGCCGGCGTGTCCGGGGTGGCGAAAAGATCGTTGAGGTGGTCGCGGAAGCGGTTGAGTTGGCGGACGATCTCGGCGGACAGGTGGTCCTTGCAAACAGGCCTTGCGATCAGAACGGGCCAGAGCGTCGTGAGGCCGCGGGCGGAGGCGGCCGGAAAAGACAGGCGTTCAAGAACCTCGACAGCTCTGGCGACAGGTTCGATGGTAACCCACTCGGCAGGCTCGCCCCGGCAGACTTGCCCTTATAGGCGACGGATCGAACGCAGTGGCGCATGATCATGCCATCTTTGCTTCGCGCCACGGAAAGACAGCCGCGCCGCATCGCCTGGACTTCGCAATCTCGCATGCCGGTCAGATAGGCACAAAGGATATACGCTGCTGATTGCAGCATGCGCTCTTCCGTCGCCAAGGTCCTGGCGTCGAAACGAGACCGCCAGGGCTTGCCGGTCTCTGGAAGAATGGAGACGGGCGTATTCATGCCGCCAGTCTCGACACCGAGCTCGAGCACCGCAGCTCTGATCTGGCGTGGAGCGCGTTCGTGAGTTGAATGTGCATCTTCGGCTCGGCCAGCGTGTCGATACCGATGTGCAGGTGAAGCAGGTGGGCGTTGACGGGTGGCGACAGCTCTCCTGTCTCGGGATGCCGGAGAAATATACCGTTATGGGCAGTGCCCCAGACCGGCACTCCGCGACCTTCACTGCGCAACCGACCGAAGTAGTCCTCAAGCCGCTTACGCTGCTGGCGCCGCCGGTCTTTACGTTCGAGAACGCTGTCCTGCTCGATGAGTGAGGCGCAGTGGGCTTCGAGGTTGTCCAACTCCTCGCGGGCTGCGAAGATATCGGCGGCGAACTTGGTGACATACCGGATCGACCAGGCGAGCAACGGTGAGATGATTGTCTCGGGAATGCGCGGCGTCCGGTTCTCCCGGACTTGACGATAGCCCGCGACACGCGCTGGTGATCTTCCGGTCCAAGGTTGAAACCTCAGTCCTCCGGAGGGCAGATGGTCGCGATAGAAGAAGAGATCGGCAGGTACTTCCAATAATTGCGCGACAATGACGGGCCGGCGGGCACGATCGGCACTGAGATGGCGGGCATAGCGGTCCAGAAGTGGCTGATCGACCCGGTGAAGATCGACAACACCGAGTTCATCACGCACGAAATCGAAGAAGCGCCGCGCTCGGTTGAACGCCTGCCGGACACTGCC
The window above is part of the Rhizobium sp. 9140 genome. Proteins encoded here:
- a CDS encoding NUDIX hydrolase — protein: MTDIPIRCFAVSVVVLRVVNDETKVLLLRRNHTLIGEWCQVAGAIESGEKAWEAALREVREETGLICDSLYSADICEQFYEADRDAICMLPVFVGFANGEAPVVLNEEHSEFCWVPFETAISLVPFAGQRHVLRHIQAEFAEKQPLRHLLIDMLPPAQPET
- a CDS encoding DUF736 domain-containing protein, producing MATIGTFTSTENGFTGSIRTLALNVKARIARIENPSDKGPQFRIFAGSVELGAAWQKRSSESDRDYLSVKLDDPSFPAPIYATLSEVEGEDGYQLIWSRPNRD
- a CDS encoding LysE family translocator yields the protein MLFIASQAVSGGSRAGLRSTLGVVLGYGVHSLLVALGLAAVVAASPVLFEAIRWIGIAYLLFLAYKLIRSAMQSQDIAVSGRKVENQLSKGFLTALLNPKGMMIYVAILPQFMDHQAGNVTLQAISLSLAFMFWCAVVYSILSLTLSRLGGGHLNDKKRRLIDGTAGGMILLAAGFMASAQR
- a CDS encoding ArdC family protein, which encodes MPSTSASVQRADVYSRVTAEIIAAIEQGAGEWRAPWFHNGTSIARPTNISSGKRYRGINTLALWAAGFAAGYGDGLWGTYKQWQDASAQVREGERSTTVVLWSEIRSSRQAENQDDDDGHRRMFARAFSVFNVAQVDGYERPATPVLPEAERLAHAEAFIANLGVETEFGGSEAYYRPSADTVFMPPFTSFRDAASFYGVWLHETGHASGAKHRLDRDLSGRFGSAAYAAEECCVEILSGLVLADLGIAHHPRPDHAAYVATWLKVLKDDPKAIFTAASKAQQAADWMHAQQPQVETMAA